ATCCTGGTATCTGCCAATCCCATCGCTTTATCCAATCCGTGAACGGGAAAAGGTGTATACACTTCTTCGATATGATGGTGCTCTGCCCTTACTTTTTTAACGGCATGCATCAATATATCATCGTCTGTGTAAAGTGCCTGTATTACTTTTGATGCCATTATTACTTTTTATCGTTTAATACTTTAGCTTGTCCGGCCCAATCGTCTCTTTGCGCACGACCGGGGAATTTTCCAGTTATTGAATCCAATAAATCATATTCCTTACTGGTCATTCGACTAACCTGTGCAAATGTGTAAATTCCTATTTCATTCAAGACACGTTCCATTTCTGGTCCAACACCTTTTATCTTTTTCAGATCATCCGGTGTTTCTTTGGTTGCATCAAATGTTCCAATAGTACTCAGTAATTCATTTACACCCACCTTATCGTCAACAGCTGGAACAACTTCATCCATAAGAACGTCATCAGTAACCGATTCTTCAACTACTTTTCCCCGTTTGGGTATTTCATATAAAGGTTTTCCAGCCTCACGTAGTTTCTTATATTTTGACCCGGAAGCCTTTAAAATAGACTTTACTTCTGCCTGTGCTATTACAGGGAAAGTTCTAGAATACAATAAGAACAATACAAAGAAGAATCCTATAGTTCCTATAAAAATTCCAATATCCACGAATGTTGGTGAGAACATAGTCCAGGAAGAAGGCAAGTAATCTCTATGCAATGAGGTTACAATAATTACAAAACGTTCAAACCACATTCCAATGTTTACAACAATTGAGATGAAGAACGAGAACATAATACTGGTACGCAATTTTTTGGACCACATAAATTGTGGAGAGAACACGTTACATGTCATCATAGACCAATAGGCCCACCAATAAGGTCCTGTTGCCCTGTTCAAGAAAGCATACTGCTCATATTCGACACCAGAATACCAAGCAATGAACAATTCCGTAATATAGGCACAGCCTACGATGGAACCTGTAATCATGATTACAATATTCATTAACTCTATATGTTGTACCGTAATATAGGCTTCAAGACTACAAACCTTTCGCATAATGATAAGCAGTGTGTTTACCATAGCAAACCCAGAGAAGATAGCTCCTGCAACAAAATATGGAGGGAAAATGGTCGTGTGCCATCCCGGAATCACTGAAGTAGCAAAGTCAAAAGATACAATAGTGTGAACCGAAAGTACAAGAGGCGTAGCTAGACCAGCCAAAACCAAAGAAACCTCTTCAAAACGTTGCCAATCTTTAGCCCTACCTGTCCAACCAAAACTTAACAGGCTATATATTTTTTTCTGAAACGGCTTTACCGCCCTGTCCCGGATCATGGCAAAATCAGGTAGAAGACCTGTCCACCAGAATACCAAAGAAACCGATAAATATGTTGAGATTGCAAATACGTCCCAAAGCAACGGAGAATTAAAGTTCACCCATAGCGAACCAAACTGGTTAGGTATTGGAAGTACCCAATAGGCCAACCAAGGACGACCCATGTGAATAATTGGGAAAAGCCCAGCTTGTATCACTGAAAATATGGTCATCGCCTCTGCAGAACGGTTGATAGCCATTCTCCACTTCTGCCTGAACAAAAGCAATACAGCAGAAATCAATGTTCCTGCGTGACCGATACCTACCCACCAAACAAAGTTTGTAATATCCCAAGCCCAGTTAACCGTCTTATTAAGACCCCAAACTCCGATACCCGTGGAAACGGTATAAATGATACATCCTAGACCCCAGAGAAATGCAACTAATGCAATGGTAAATACAATCCACCAATGCTTATTGGCCTTCCCCTCTACAGGAGCAGCGATATCCACGGTAACGTCATGGTATCCTTTATCTCCAATAACTAAGGGCTTTCGAATAGGTGCTTCGTAATGCGACGCCATAATTTATCTTCTAGTTACTTCTTATTATATTGATTAAGCCTCGTTGGTATTTCTCACTTTAACGTGATAGAACACATTAGGTTTTGTACCTACATGCTCCAATAAGTGGTACATTCTATCATCCTCCTTCAATTCAGCCACCTTACTTTCCTTATCGTTGACGTCCCCAAAAACCATGGCTCCACTACCACAGGCTGCAGAACAAGCTGTCTGGAATTCTCCATCCTTGATAACTCGTCCATCACGTTTGGCATCTAAAATGGTTTTCTGTGTCATTTGGATACACATAGAACATTTTTCCATAACCCCTCTAGAACGAACATTGACATCTGGATTGATGACCATCTTACCAAGATCGTTGTTCATATTGTAATCGAACTC
The nucleotide sequence above comes from Flagellimonas sp. HMM57. Encoded proteins:
- the nrfD gene encoding NrfD/PsrC family molybdoenzyme membrane anchor subunit, translated to MASHYEAPIRKPLVIGDKGYHDVTVDIAAPVEGKANKHWWIVFTIALVAFLWGLGCIIYTVSTGIGVWGLNKTVNWAWDITNFVWWVGIGHAGTLISAVLLLFRQKWRMAINRSAEAMTIFSVIQAGLFPIIHMGRPWLAYWVLPIPNQFGSLWVNFNSPLLWDVFAISTYLSVSLVFWWTGLLPDFAMIRDRAVKPFQKKIYSLLSFGWTGRAKDWQRFEEVSLVLAGLATPLVLSVHTIVSFDFATSVIPGWHTTIFPPYFVAGAIFSGFAMVNTLLIIMRKVCSLEAYITVQHIELMNIVIMITGSIVGCAYITELFIAWYSGVEYEQYAFLNRATGPYWWAYWSMMTCNVFSPQFMWSKKLRTSIMFSFFISIVVNIGMWFERFVIIVTSLHRDYLPSSWTMFSPTFVDIGIFIGTIGFFFVLFLLYSRTFPVIAQAEVKSILKASGSKYKKLREAGKPLYEIPKRGKVVEESVTDDVLMDEVVPAVDDKVGVNELLSTIGTFDATKETPDDLKKIKGVGPEMERVLNEIGIYTFAQVSRMTSKEYDLLDSITGKFPGRAQRDDWAGQAKVLNDKK